A stretch of Rhinoderma darwinii isolate aRhiDar2 chromosome 4, aRhiDar2.hap1, whole genome shotgun sequence DNA encodes these proteins:
- the POGK gene encoding pogo transposable element with KRAB domain, whose amino-acid sequence MAQQARRKKYEASFKLKVINFAREHNNCAAARQYGVTEKMVRDWKVNEKALNNMPRGKCALRKGTPHWPELEKHVADMVNKHRQNGYVVTRNQIRLFALQWAKSNPDQSNRFKATASWCTRFMTRHNLVLRQKTKIAQKLPADLDNKINSFHRYIIKQRTKHNYPLSSIGNMDETPMNFDMVGNKTVHQKGEKTILIKTTGHEKSSFTVVLACTADGAKLRPMIIFKRKTMPKLKFPPGCFVHVNEKGWMDEEGVKLWLENVWSRRPGGLIQKSSLLVWDMFRAHLTPSTKQRLARLNTHAAVIPAGLTSLVQPLDVCLNKPFKDRIRELWNEWMVSGEKSFTKGGNMRAPQLDVLCQFVIKAWNDIDEETVIKSFKKCGISNSLDGMEDDYLWQDEEEVEEAESAPSDTEFDPYDDCLTNVSQDVIDVIMISDDEQEDFEGF is encoded by the coding sequence ATGGCTCAACAAGCAAGAAGAAAGAAATATGAAGCCAGTTTCAAACTTAAAGTTATAAATTTTGCCAGGGAGCATAATAACTGTGCTGCTGCAAGACAGTATGGAGTAACAGAAAAGATGGTTCGGGACTGGAAAGTAAATGAAAAAGCATTAAACAATATGCCAAGGGGTAAGTGTGCATTAAGAAAAGGCACCCCACACTGGCCAGAACTCGAAAAACATGTAGCAGATATGGTGAATAAGCATCGCCAAAACGGTTATGTAGTGACACGAAATCAAATACGCCTGTTTGCACTTCAGTGGGCCAAATCTAACCCAGATCAGAGCAACAGATTTAAGGCCACTGCATCCTGGTGTACTAGATTCATGACAAGGCATAATCTGGTACTGAGGCAAAAGACGAAAATTGCCCAAAAATTACCTGCAGACCTTGATAACAAAATAAATAGTTTCCATCGATACATAATAAAACAGCGCACTAAACACAACTATCCGTTAAGTAGTATTGGAAACATGGATGAAACTCCAATGAATTTTGATATGGTTGGAAATAAAACTGTCCATCAAAAAGGTGAAAAAACAATTTTAATTAAAACAACAGGGCATGAGAAGTCCAGTTTTACAGTGGTATTAGCATGCACAGCTGATGGCGCCAAACTGAGACCAATGatcatttttaaaagaaaaacaatgccaaaactcAAGTTCCCTCCTGGTTGTTTTGTGCATGTGAATGAAAAAGGCTGGATGGATGAAGAAGGGGTAAAGCTATGGCTTGAGAATGTGTGGAGCAGGCGACCAGGTGGACTAATTCAAAAATCTAGTCTACTAGTGTGGGATATGTTCAGGGCTCATTTAACTCCTAGCACAAAGCAGAGGCTTGCAAGATTAAACACCCATGCTGCAGTTATTCCTGCAGGATTAACATCGCTGGTACAGCCGCTGGATGTGTGCTTAAACAAGCCATTTAAGGATCGCATTCGAGAACTTTGGAATGAATGGATGGTTAGCGGCGAAAAGTCATTCACAAAAGGAGGAAACATGCGTGCTCCACAGCTGGATGTTTTGTGCCAGTTTGTCATTAAAGCCTGGAATGATATTGATGAAGAAACAGTCATCAAGTCTTTCAAGAAGTGCGGCATATCGAATTCATTAGATGGTATGGAGGACGACTACTTGTGGCAAGATGAAGAGGAAGTAGAGGAAGCTGAAAGCGCACCATCTGACACGGAATTCGATCCATACGATGACTGCCTTACGAATGTATCACAAGATGTCATTGATGTAATTATGATATCAGATGACGAACAGGAGGATTTTGAAGgcttttaa